A genomic stretch from Triplophysa dalaica isolate WHDGS20190420 chromosome 4, ASM1584641v1, whole genome shotgun sequence includes:
- the rhbdd3 gene encoding rhomboid domain-containing protein 3: MLDHIFSAWMWFGSNRPGICSGTVLIFVLILSTWLSGIHASLSLGPGGEFPGFYDFVFYAFSHEELTSFLYNITLLLWLGPCQEGRWGTLVFLTLSFISTVLLPPIYALFLFVTGDEASRVSGYSATHLALFTAQCRQVKQRRVLRCVPVWFLPWFFLLLDLFLLPSAPGLLHFYAICLGLNYNNEFIEILKNIERLGICSCLPKWAYIPFTSHPHLPTYIRASRRPEQCDEPPQLGHMPSSSRAQLEDHSHVWQHSVPEWHQESLPTDAQMLEEQMLRAGILASLQDAPEGAGRLHACFRLQQLEKMGFPTEKAVVALAATGQLDGAISLLIDDQIGAETVVISKGKKSSS, from the exons ATGCTTGATCATATTTTTTCGGCATGGATGTGGTTTGGATCAAATCGGCCAGGAATTTGTAGTGGGACAGTTTTAATATTCGTTTTAATTTTGTCGACTTGGCTGTCTGGTATTCACGCAAGTCTTAGTTTAGGACCAGGCGGTGAATTTCCTGGATTTTATG ATTTCGTATTCTATGCCTTCAGCCATGAGGAGTTAACCTCTTTTCTCTACAACATCACTCTGCTGCTGTGGCTCGGACCATGTCAAGAAGGAAGATGGGGAACTTTAGTCTTCCTCACCCTGTCCTTCATCTCCACCGTGCTCCTTCCTCCCATTTATGCCCTGTTTCTCTTTGTCACCGGGGATGAAGCCAGCAGGGTCAGCGGATACTCTGCCACTCATCTAGCTCTGTTCACAGCTCAGTGTCGGCAGGTGAAGCAGAGGAGAGTTCTACGCTGTGTTCCTGTCTGGTTCTTGCCTTGGTTCTTTTTATTACTTGACCTCTTCTTGCTTCCCAGTGCTCCGGGTCTGCTGCATTTTTATGCCATTTGCCTGGGTCTCAACT ACAATAATGagtttattgaaatattgaagaACATAGAGAGACTGGGCATATGTTCCTGTTTGCCAAAATGGGCATACATTCCTTTTACCTCTCATCCACATTTGCCAACTTACATCAGGGCCTCAAGAAG ACCAGAGCAATGTGATGAGCCACCTCAGTTGGGACACATGCCATCATCCAGCAGAGCCCAGTTGGAAGATCATTCGCACGTATGGCAACATTCTGTTCCTGAGTGGCATCAGGAGTCTTTGCCAACAGATGCACAGATGTTAGAGGAGCAGATGCTAAGAGCAGGGATTTTGGCATCATTACAGGATGCACCTGAGGGTGCAGGCAGATTGCATGCATGTTTTAG ACTGCAACAGCTGGAGAAAATGGGATTCCCCACAGAGAAAGCTGTTGTGGCTCTTGCTGCTACAGGGCAGCTGGATGGAGCGATTTCCCTGCTCATTGATGATCAGATCGGGGCGGAGACTGTGGTCATCTCTAAAGGGAAAAAGTCCTCGTCATAA